The DNA segment GTGGTGGACAAGCTGTATGAGTTCGTGGCTGAATTTGCCCACGTGGAACGGGTGGGGGTGCTCCAGCACAACTATGAAGCCCCCCAGGAGGCCCTGCTGGAGCGGCTGCAGGAGCTCCTGCCCAAGGTGACCATCAGCCGCCTCACCTACCCGCCCAGCCTGGCCAGCTACCTGGGCCCCAACATGATCGGTGTCATTGTCTACGAAGGGACTTTCTGACCTGTGGCAGTGTCTGCATTCCAACGGCTGCTTCGTGTACTGGAACTGGAAGAGAAACAGGGCTGGCGCAACCGGGCCGTCATCGGCGGCCTGGCCGCCATGGGCGAACGATGGGCCGATGACGCCCGTCAGGAAGGCGCCGACACCCGCGTGGTGGAGATGGTGCTGCTCCTGATGGTGAACTACGAGGAGGCCGACCAGGAAAACCGCCCCGACATCTTGGAAGCCATGCGCCAGGCCCTGGGCGGTCTCTTCGCAGATCTGGACGAGCTGCTGGCCCAGACGGGTATCCGCCTGGGCGATGGGGCAACCCCGGCCGGCCAGCCGGATGAAGGCGAGGTGGCTGCCCCACCAGAGGAGGCCGCTGTCGCGGCCGTCCCCCCGCCAGAGCCCACCCACGTGGCCGAGGCCCGCATCCGGCAACAGCAGGCCCGCCGCGACCCCGCCCAACTGGAGGCATCGCCCCAGATCCTCGCGGGCGTGGGCAGCGCCACCGCCGAGCAACTGGCCCGGCTGGGCATCCACCGGGTGATGGATCTCCTCTGGCACCTGCCCACCCGCCACGAAGACTACAGCACCCTGCGCCCCATCGCCCAACTGGAGCCCAACGAGACGGTCACCATCATCGCCAACCTGTGGGACATCCGGGAGCGGAAAGTCAGCATGAACCGCCACCTGGTGGAGGGGATCCTGGCCGACGCCAGCGGCACCATCCGCGCCACCTGGTGGAACCGCTTCGTGCGAAAACAGCTCCAGGTGGGCAGCACCATGCGTTTCAGCGGCAAGGTGGGCCTCTTCCTGGGGCAGAAGACCCTGGAGAACCCTGTCTTCGAGGATGTGGACGAGGAGATGGTGGCCACCGGGCGCCTGGCCCCGGTCTACCGCCTCACCGAGGGGCTCTCCAACAAGCGGCTACGCAACATCATCAAAACGGCCCTGGACGACTACGCAGACCTGTTGGCGGACCCCCTGCCCCAGTCCATTCGGGACGAATACGATCTGCTGGATCTGCCCACGGCCCTGCGTCAGGTCCACTTTCCAGACAGTCCGGAGCAGCTCCAGCAGGCCCTGCGACGGCTGGCCTTTGAGGAGCTCTTCTACCTGCAGTTGGGCGTGGCTCAACGGCGTTACGCCCTGCGGCAGGCTACGGCCCTCCCCATGCCCGTGGATCCGCTGCTGCTGCGTCGCTTCACCGAGGGGCTGCCCTTTGCGCTGACCGGCGCCCAGCGTCGGGTGATCGACGAGATTGGGGCCGATATGGCCCGGGCCGTGCCCATGACTCGCCTGGTCCAGGGGGACGTGGGCAGCGGCAAGACGGTGGTGGCCGCGGCGGCCATGGCCATCGCCGCCGCCCATGGAGCCCAGTCCGCCCTGCTCGCGCCCACCCAGATCCTGGCCGAGCAGCACCACCGCAGCCTGAGCAACCTGTTGGCCCATGCGACCCGGCCCGATGGCTCCCCCATCCGGGTGGCCCTGCTCACCGGACGGGTGACCGGCGCGGAGCGAGAGGCCATCGTGGCCGGCCTCCGGGAGCCGGACAACCCCGACGCCATCGATGTGGTGGTGGGCACCACCGCCCTGATCCAGGAGGCGGTGGAGTTCCACAACCTGGGCTTCGTGGTGGTGGACGAGCAGCACCGCTTCGGCGTGGAGCAGCGGGGCGCCCTGCGCAACAAAGGATCCCAGCCCCACCTCCTGGTCATGAGCGCCACGCCCATTCCCCGCAGCCTGGCCCTCACCCTCTACGGCGACCTGGACGTGAGCGTGCTGGACGAGATGCCGCCAGGACGCACGCCGGTGAAGACCAAGCGCTTCTACCCCCGGGAGCGGGAGCGCCTCTACAGCTTCATCCGCCGCCAGGTTCAGGAAGGGCGCCAGGCCTATATCGTCTACCCCCTGGTGGAGGAGAGCGAGAAGCTGGAAGCCGGCGCGGCCACAGCCGAGTATGAACGGCTGCGCACCGAGATCTTCCCCGACCTGCGCCTGGCCCTGCTCCACGGCCGCATGAGCGGCGCGGAGAAGGACGAGGTGATGGCTGCCTTCGCTGCGGGCGAATACGACATCCTGGTGAGCACCACCGTCATCGAGGTGGGCATCGACGTACCCAACGCCTCCATCATCCTCATCGAGGATGCGGAACGCTTCGGCCTGGCCCAGCTCCACCAGCTTCGGGGCCGGGTGGGCCGGGGGCAGCACCAGAGCTACTGCGCCCTCATCAGCCGGGTGCCCGCTGGAAGCGAGGCCGAAGAGCGGCTGCGGGCCCTGGAAGAGATCGACAACGGCTTCGAGCTGGCCGAGAAGGATCTGGAGCTGCGAGGGCCCGGCGACTTCCTGGGAACTCGCCAATCGGGCCTGCCGCCATTGCGGGTGGCCCAGCTCAGCGACATGGCTACCCTCAGCGCCGCGCGGGAAGCAGCCCAGGCCCTCATCCGTCGGGATCCTGAGCTGGCTGACCATCCCCAGCTGGCCCAACAGGTGCAGCGCTTCTGGCGGGGCCATGGGGATGTGAGCTAAAGAATTGCGAAACTAAACCCCACTTCCGAAAGGAAACACCATGAAACTGGGCTGTTTTCAGAGCAACCGGGGTCTGCGTCAACTGGCCTTCGGAGAATTTGTGGCGCAGGCCAAAGCCCTGGGCTATGAGGCCATCGACGCGCCGCCCAACAACGGCGAGGCGGTGGCCCTCTGCCGCCAGCAGGGCCTGACTGTCCACGCCACCAGCGCGCTGGTGCCGCCCGACCTGAGCCGGGACAGTGCCCGCCAGGAGGAGATCGTCAACCAGGTGAAGGCAGCCATCGACGCGGCCGCAGCCAGCGGGGTGGGCGTCATCACCCACCTGATCGGCCGGGATCCTGCCCTCAACGGCGACGACAACATCGCCCTCTTCAAGGAGGTGTACACGCCCATTGCCGCCCACGCCGAAGCCCAGGGGGTGCGCCTGGCCTTCGAGAACTGGCCCCGCAACGGCACCATGCTGGCCATCACGCCGGAGCTGTGGGGAGCCATGTTCAATGCCGTGCCCTCACCCGCCCTGGGCCTCTGCTACGACCCCTCCCACCTCTACTGGCTGGGCATCGACTACATCCAGCCCATTCGAGACT comes from the Litorilinea aerophila genome and includes:
- the recG gene encoding ATP-dependent DNA helicase RecG, with amino-acid sequence MAVSAFQRLLRVLELEEKQGWRNRAVIGGLAAMGERWADDARQEGADTRVVEMVLLLMVNYEEADQENRPDILEAMRQALGGLFADLDELLAQTGIRLGDGATPAGQPDEGEVAAPPEEAAVAAVPPPEPTHVAEARIRQQQARRDPAQLEASPQILAGVGSATAEQLARLGIHRVMDLLWHLPTRHEDYSTLRPIAQLEPNETVTIIANLWDIRERKVSMNRHLVEGILADASGTIRATWWNRFVRKQLQVGSTMRFSGKVGLFLGQKTLENPVFEDVDEEMVATGRLAPVYRLTEGLSNKRLRNIIKTALDDYADLLADPLPQSIRDEYDLLDLPTALRQVHFPDSPEQLQQALRRLAFEELFYLQLGVAQRRYALRQATALPMPVDPLLLRRFTEGLPFALTGAQRRVIDEIGADMARAVPMTRLVQGDVGSGKTVVAAAAMAIAAAHGAQSALLAPTQILAEQHHRSLSNLLAHATRPDGSPIRVALLTGRVTGAEREAIVAGLREPDNPDAIDVVVGTTALIQEAVEFHNLGFVVVDEQHRFGVEQRGALRNKGSQPHLLVMSATPIPRSLALTLYGDLDVSVLDEMPPGRTPVKTKRFYPRERERLYSFIRRQVQEGRQAYIVYPLVEESEKLEAGAATAEYERLRTEIFPDLRLALLHGRMSGAEKDEVMAAFAAGEYDILVSTTVIEVGIDVPNASIILIEDAERFGLAQLHQLRGRVGRGQHQSYCALISRVPAGSEAEERLRALEEIDNGFELAEKDLELRGPGDFLGTRQSGLPPLRVAQLSDMATLSAAREAAQALIRRDPELADHPQLAQQVQRFWRGHGDVS
- a CDS encoding sugar phosphate isomerase/epimerase family protein, yielding MKLGCFQSNRGLRQLAFGEFVAQAKALGYEAIDAPPNNGEAVALCRQQGLTVHATSALVPPDLSRDSARQEEIVNQVKAAIDAAAASGVGVITHLIGRDPALNGDDNIALFKEVYTPIAAHAEAQGVRLAFENWPRNGTMLAITPELWGAMFNAVPSPALGLCYDPSHLYWLGIDYIQPIRDFGERIYHAHAKDTEILAAGRDQFGIYGRQLSSTSPANWWRYRLPGYGAIDWARYLDTLYQVGYDGVLSVEHEDPVWDATPELAFRGLKLARQFLLPFLA